The Candidatus Methylomirabilota bacterium genome includes the window CGCTCGCGACGCAGTATCAGGGCCAGGTGACCGAAATGACGTTCGAGACCAAGAAGTAAGCGCGGCCATCGTGAGTGTGGCGGTCGACGTCGACCGCCACGGCGCTGAGGCGCTGCGCATCGAGCTCATTCGGCTGGCCCGGCGCTTCGGTCTGGAGCCGACCGGGAGCCGGGTAGAGGCAGGAGGGCCGCAGCCAGGCGCCTGAGCAGCCCGGCCGAGCCTACGTCGGCTGCAGGAGCTGCATGTCCATCTCGCCGGCCATCGTTCGGGCCGCCGACATGTGCTCCCTGGCCTCGGCTCGGGCACCGGCCCGCTCGAGGAGCAGGCCCAGGCCCAGGCGGCAAGAGGCGGTCAGCGGCCGCATCTCGAGCTCCCGGGCCAGGGCCAAGGCGGCTTGATAGCTCGCCGCGGCGGCCTCCCGGCGTTCCGGACGATCCTGGCGCGACTCGATGTCCCCCAGGAGCTGAAGGGCGTGGGCTTCGTGACCGCGCTCGTGGTGCTCCCGGGCGAGGGCCAGGGCCTGTTGCCCCACGTCTCTGGCATCCTCGCTGAAGCCGCCCAGCAGGTACACGCGCCCGAGGGCGGCCAGACGGTTGGACTGCCCAGCCGTTCTCCGCATCGAGGCGTGCTGCGATACCGCCTTCTTGATGAGCACGATGGCGTCCTCGACTCGTCCGGATAGTGCGTAGCTCAGGCCCAGGTCGGAGGCCGTCGCCGGGGAGAAATAGGGAATCCCCCGCGCTTCACTCAGCTCCAGCCCGCGCTCCAGGATCGGCACGGCACGAATCAGATCACCTTTCTGGAGGTACGCCCGGCCCAGACCCCAGCAGCCGAGGACGAGGCTGATGGCATCGTCGGCGCTCTCCGCGATCGTCACCGCTTCCTCGGCGACGGCGATGGCCCGGGCGAAGTCGCCGAGCTCGGCCAGGCACAGGGCGAGCCAGGTGCGCGAATGCACGGAGGGCAGGTAGGGGAACCCCATGTGCTGCGGAGCGAGATCACCGTGCAGCAGCGCGACATTGCTGGCCAAGAGCTCGGACGCGGCCCGATACTCGCCGAGGGCGTGGTCGACGTGGGCCATATAGGTCCGCGCGGCGACCAGGAGCGGCGGCTCGCCGACCTCGTCGGCCTGGGTCATGGCCAGCCGTCCCGACTCGAGGGCCCGACGGTATTCGCCCATCTGGCGAAAGTAGTCCGTCAGGTACACGTTGATCCACGCCAGCCGCCGGCGATCGCCCAGCGCCACCGCGAGCGGGCGGACCCGTTCCAGCTTGTCGAAGATCGCGGCGAACTCGCCCAGCGGGAGGAGGGAGTTTCGCAGCTGCAACGTGATGTCGACCGCCGCCTCGCGCGTCTGTGGGGTCTCCGGCACGTGGGCGAGCGCCGCCAGCGCCTGGTCCAGGCAGGCTGCGGCCTCGCGATGGGCGCAGGCGACGGCCGCCTGTCGACCAGCCTGGCGTAGATAGTCCGCCGCCTTCGCCCACAGTCCACCTTGATAGGCGTGATGCGCGAGGCGCTGGCTCTGCTCGACCAGCCGCTGTGGATAGAGATCCTCCATCACGTCCACGATGCGGGCGTGCAGGAACCGGCGCAGGTCGGGGTCGAGGCTCTCGTAGGCGACCTCGTGCGTCAGGATATGCCTGAACGTGTATTCGCTTTCCGCACCGAGGCTGGTCTCATAGAGGAACTCCCCAGCCCGCAGCTCGGCCATGCCCGCGCTCAGGTCGTCCGGAGCGATCCCCGCCACGCGCTCGAGCAGCGAGACGGGCACGTCCTTGCCGAGCACCGCCGCGGTCTGGAGCAGCTGCCGCGCCGACGGCGGCAGCCGGTTGATACGGGCCTGCAGCACCTCTTGCACCGTGTCGGGCACGGCGAGCGGGGGCGCCGTCACCCGCTGCTCCCGGACGCTCCGGGTGAGCTCTTCGAGGAAGAACGGGTTGCCTTCGGCCTTGCCGAGAATGGCGTCCACGACGGCGGGACCGACGTCATACGAGCCGAGGAGCGCGCGAACGACGCTCAGGCTCTCCGCCGGGGGTAAAGGCTGGAGGGCCATCTGCGTGGCGTAGGATTTGTCGATCCAGGTCGGCCGGTACCCGGGTCGGTAGGTGGCGACCAGCACGATACGGGCGCTCGGGATGGCCTCCACCATCGACGTGAAGAGCTCCTCCGACGACTCGTCGATCCAGTGCAGGTCCTCCAGAACCAGCACGAGAGGGCATTGCTGGCTCTGGCGGAGGGTCAGCTCGCGCAGCGCGCCGAAGATCCGGGCTTTGAAGGCTTCGGGGCTCAGCCCCCCAACCCGATCGTCGCCGTCCTTCAACCCAAGGAGATGAAGCAGATACGGCGCGCGCTCGCTAGGGTCCATGCCGAGGCGATACAGGACGGTACGCACCTTCTCCGCCGCGACGTCGGGCGCGTCGGTGCGCGCGATGCGGCACGTGATCCGCAGCATGTCGAGGACCGGGAGGTACGGAATCCCGCTGGCGTAGGACAGGCACTGGCCCTGGAGATACTCGACCTGCTGACCGGCCAGGTGATGACGCAGCTCGAGGAGCAGACGGGATTTCCCGATGCCGGCATCGCCGGCGATGCCGACCACCTGACCGCGGCCGCTCGCGGCCGCGGCGAAGCGACTTCGGAGCAGCTCGAGCTCGTGCTGGCGGCCCACGAAGGTCGCCAAGCGACGCCGGAGCCCGAGGCCGGCCCGCTCACCCGCCCCGAGATGAAACGCGTGTCCCTCCGGCGTCGGCGTGAGGTCGAAGTTGCGGCGGAGGAACGGCGCGGTCGCCTCGCTCACCACCACCTCGTCCGGCCTGGCCGTCTCCAGGAGGGAATCCAGAAACGCCCAGGCGTGGGGCCGCGCTTCCAGCTCGATGGCCGGCCCCGGGCCGAGATTCACCAGAAACTGGTCGACGTGGATGGCGACCTTGACCTGGACCTGCCGGGCTTCGTCCCGCCGGGCCCGCTCCACCGCATTCAACGCGGCGATGGCGGCGTGCGCCGCCCTGGCGGGCGCGTCCTCGACCGGCTCCACCCCGAACACGGCCACCATTCCGGCCGCATTGACGTCCTCCACCCTGCCGCCGAACACGCGAACTTTGTCGCTCAACAGCGCGAGCGTTCGCCGACCCAGGGCCGAGCCCTCGGCGCCGGCCGGAATGAGGAGCACGACACGTAGCAGCGTGACACGACGGTGCGCCCGGGCGGGGACACCGGGAACGACAGCGGCCGGCTCGGGCGGCGCCGCTTCGCGGGCCGGGACGGGCCGCCGGCCCCGCCGCGACGGCGCTGCCGCGCCCGGTCGCAGGCGGTGCTTCTCGATGCGGTATCGCAACGTGTTGCGCGAGATGCCGAGCCGAGCCGCGGCCTGGCTCACGTTCCAGTTCGTCGCCGTCAGCGCATCGAGCAGGGTCGCCCGCTCCACGTCGTCGACGGCCGCTTCCAGCGTGACCGGGGCCGTTGGCGGCGAGGGCGCCGGCGCCGGGCGGCTCTCCGGCAGGGCCAGCGCGGCGGCGCCGACCTCGCGGCTGGCGTCGAGCAACGCCACGCGCTCCATGACGTTGCTCAGCTCACGGACGTTGCCCGGCCAGGCATAGCGGACCAGCGCACCCCGCGCGTCGGCGCCGAGCGTCTTGGCGGGCAAGCCATAGTCGGCGCAGGCGCGGGCCAGAAAGTGCTCGGCCAGCAGCAAGACATCGCCCCGGCGGTCTCGCAGCGCCGGCAGCGAGAGGGTGACAACGGCAAGCCGATGATAGAGGTCGGCGCGAAACCGTCGCGTCGAGACGGCGGCGGTCAGATCCTCATTGGTCGCGGCCACCACCCAGACATCGATGGGCTCGCTGCGAGTGCCGCCCAGCCGGCGGACTTCCCGTTCCTCGATGACCTTGAGGAGCTTGGCCTGCAGGGCCTCGGGCAGGAGCCCGATCTCGTCCAGAAAGATGGTGCCCCGGTGGGCGAGTTGAAAGAGGCCGGGCCGGGACTGTCGCGCGTCCGTGAAGGCGCCCCGCTCGACGCCGAACATCTCGGCCTCCAGCAATGTCTCGGGGATGGCCGCACAGTTGACGTCGACGAACGGCCCGCTGGCACGCACGCTGGCCGAGTGCATCGCGCGGGCGACCAGCCCCTTGCCGGTACCGGTCTCTCCCTGAATGAGAATCGGGGGTAATCGACGGGCTTCGGCCTGGCGTTTCAGAAGCCCCCGGACCTGCTCGCGAACTGCCACGATCTCGGGACTCGTCCCGAGCAGTTGGGCCAGGGGATCCATGCCGAGCATGGTACTGTCCCCAACCCGACTGCTCAAGATTCCACCACCACCAGCCGGACCGGGACAGCCCGCAACGCCGTCGATGATGTGGGTATGCGACCGATCTCGCGCGTCCTGTAAATCGCCGACGGCATTGGCGCCGAGGGCCGGCGGCCGGCTCAGCGGAAGGCGGGCGCCACGTCGCTCATGAACCGGTCCAGGAGGGGGCGCGGGTCCTTGGGCAGGAACATGCTGGGCACGAACAGCGTCTCCACGCCGGCCTCGTGGAGGCGAGCCAGCTTGTCGCGCACCGCGCTCACCGATCCCGCCAGCAGGACGTCGCTGGTCAAGGCCTCGGGGAATCCCATCCGTCGGCTCACGGCGGCGGCGAGCCGGGCCACGTCGTCGCGACTCTCGCTGATCAGCAGCGGCATGTTCGCGGATCGCCGGAGCGCTTTGGCGTCGCGTCCGAGCTCGGCGCAGTGCTGGTCCAGGATCTTGCCTTTGTGGGCCAGCGTCGCGGGGCCGCCCCAGACATTCCAGTGGCCGGCGTGCCTGGCCACCAGACGCAGGGTGACCCGCTCGCCGCCGCCACCGATCATGAGCTCGGGATGCGGGCGCTGCACAGGCTTGGGCATGCAGGGGGCGTCCTGCAGCCGGTAGTACGTCCCCATGAAAGTGGTCTTGTCCTGCGTCCACAGGAGCTTGATCACCTGACAGGCCTCGTCCAGCCGCGCCAGCCGCTCACCGACGGTGCCGAACGCCACGCCGTAGGCCTCGTGCTCGTTCTGCTGCCAGGCCGCGCCCATCCCGAGGATCAGGCGGCCGCCCGAGACGATGTCCACGTTCGCCGCCATCTTGGCGACGATCGCGGGATGACGGTAGGTGTTGCCGACGACGATGGTGCCCACGGCCAGGCGGGGCACCAGCGCGGCCAGCGAGGACAGCGTGGTCCAGCACTCGAGCACGTCGCCCACCCGCTCCGGCGTGTTGGGCATGAAGTGATCGGTCACGCAGGCGACATCCCACCCGGTGGCCTCGATATGGCGCCAGAGGCCGAGCACCTCGGCCCAGCTCGTGTTGGTCAGGCTCGTGAACAGTCCGAATCGCATCGGCCTCAGCCCTTCCCGGACGGCGGGCACCCGGCCACGCCCACAGCGGCCAGCTGCGCGCGAAGGTCGTCATCCCGGTCCACGCGGTACAGGATGCCTCGCATGCCCACGGCTTCGGCCGCGGCCACGTTGGCGTCATGGTCGTCGACGAACACGCACGCGCCGGGCGGCACACCGAGGCGGCGGCAGGCCAGCGCGTAGATCTCGGCTTGGGGTTTCGCGCAGCCGACCTCGGCCGAGCAGACGACGTCGTCGAAGAGCCCGATGATGCCGAGCCCGTCGCTGAGCCGCGCCCGCAGCGTCAGATCCGCGTTGCTGAGCACGCCGAGGCGATACGAGGGACGCAGCGCGCGGGCCAGCTCGACCGTGTCGGCGATCAGGTGTTGCGAGGCCCGCCACTCCACGTGCAGGGGCGGCAAGGGCCGGCCGGCCAGGCGCTCGATCTCGGCGTGCGCCGCCGCCAGCCAGGCCTCACGATCCCCGCGACCTCGCTCCACCGCCTGCCAGGCTTCGCTGCCGTAGAGGCTTGCGCGCAGGGCGCCCGGCGGCAGGCCGTGGGCCGACTCCAGGATTCGGGCCACATCCCAGCGCATGTTCCACAGGACGCCCCCGAAGTCGAGGAGGACGGCGGACGGCCGAGCCGCCGTCAATAGCGGGGGGTCCCGCTGGGAGCAACCGGGGACGGCGGCGGCTTCTCGGCCTTGGGCGGGCTGACGCTGATCCAGCCCCGGCTCTTCATGCAGGCGTCGTCGACCTTGCCGTCCGGCGAGCAAGCCGCGATGTCGCGCCGGAATTCCGCGGCGGTGTAGGGTTGGTCGGGCTTCAGCCACTCACGTTGGCCGGAGCCTCCGCACCCGGCCAGGACGGCGCCGAGCCCGAGGAGCAGGAGCAGCGATCGACTCACCATTCCCCCCGGGATTGTACTGGGTGTATGGTCTAGGGGGAACTGGCATGGAGACCGGCTGGGGGCGGGGCGTCTGGACGGCACTGATGGACCTGGGGGCCCGGCTCGCCACGGTCCTCCCCGGGCTGCTCGTCATGATCACCTTGATCGCGCTCGGGCTGATCCTGGGCATGATCGCCCGCTCGATCCTCACCCGGGTGGCGCGGGCCGTGGGCTTCGACCGCTACATGGAGCGGTGGGGCGCCGCTCCGGCGCTGCGCCGGGCCGGCCTCATCCGCACGCCTGCCGACGTGCTCGGCATGATCGTGTTCTGGGCGATCTTCATCCTGTTCGCCAGCCTCGGTGTCGATGCGCTACGCGGCCCGGTGGGCGGTGGCGCCACGGCGTTCGTCTTCTCGTTCCTGCCGCCCCTGTTCACCGCCCTGCTCATCGTCGTGGTCGGCTGGGCGATCGCCAACTTCCTGAGCCAGGGGCTCCTGATCGCCGCGGTCAACGCCGGGCTGCCCGAGGCTCGGGTGCTCGCGCGCGCCGCGCACTGGGCTGTGCTGCTCTTTGCCGTGGCTACCGCGCTGACCCACCTGGGTATCGGCAAGGAAATGGTGCTGGTCGCCTTCGGCATCTCGTTCGGCGGTCTGGTCTTCGCTCTGGCTCTGGCTTTCGGTCTCGGCGGGCGGCACGTCGCCCGTCAGCTTCTGGCCCGCCGCCTGCGCCGCGAGGCGCCTCCGGAACGCGAGCGCCTGACGCATCTTTGAACAGGGCACGGGCACCCGGGCTTCGCCACGCCCGTGCCCCGCCGCAACCGCCCGCCGCGGTTGATCGACCAGCCGATCTGAGTCGCGACTCTGCGCGACGCTGTCCCGTGTTGCCTCTGCCGGGCACCCGGGCTTCGCCACGCCCGTGCCCCGCCGGAATCCCCGCCCCGGTATATCTCGCACTCGACATCAGGGGCGAAACAGTACGTAGCCGACGCCGGTGCGCTCGAGCCAGGCTCGGGTGAGCTCGGACAACGCGTAGCGCCGGCGAACCGACGAAGCATCCGGCGCCGCGGGGTCGTTCACGAGCACGTGCTCGCCCTCGTAACCGGTCAGCACGAGCAGATGACCGACGGTGGCCGCGACCGCCGCGCCCGCAAGCTCACCCGCCGCGTAGCGGACCGAAGCGATGATCGGCAGACCGTGGTCGAGGCACCACCGCGCCGCTGTCCAGTCGGGAAAGCGTAGCAGGTAGCCCAGCACGCCCCGCCGGCCGGCGGCGCAGATGGCGGCCGGCCACACGCCATAGAGGTCCAGTCCGGGGTGAAACATCTCGGCCGCCAACCGCGGCACCGAGTCGGTGATCCCGAAGTAGGCGAGCACCATAGCCACGCTCGTCGGCGAGCAGACGCGCGCCCCCAACGCGCCCCCCTCACGCATCTGGCTCAGCGCCGGAACTTCGAGCCTTGGCGAGGCGGCAGGGCCGCCATCCGAGCCCGGGGGGGCGAGGTCGCAGGCCGAGAGCGTCAGCAACCACGGCGTCGCCAGAACCGTGGCGGCATCGGCTGCGGGGAGTCGCACGCGCAAGCGCACCGCCTCGATCGGCGCGGTCGTCGTGAACACATCCACGTCGGCGTGCAGACCCGCGGCGCGGGCGGGAAGCGGGCTGAAGCTGGCGGAACCCAGCGTCTCGCTGGTCGCCCACGGCGACCAGCCATCGGGCGCGAGCACCGAGACCTCGAATCGCAGGCTGTAATCGATGGCCGAGATTGCGCTGAAGGCGGGCAGCAGATGACGCGCTGCCGAACGAGGCCGCCAGGGGCCCGCCTCCAGCCAGATGTCCGCCCCTGCGCGAACGGGCGGCGGCGCCGGCTCCACCTCGCGCAGGCAACCGGGAGGCATAGCGCCGGCGAGCGCGGTCCGACCGACGCCGGACGCGACGACGAAGAGATCAGTCGTCAAGGGCTTTGGCGGGGGGCGTGGACGGGACGAAGCCCGCCCACGGCATCCCCCTTGGATTGTCGCGCAACTCGCATTGCGCATCCCGGCAGAAAACCGGGATTCAGGTTTCACGAACCTCGGCGGCGCCGCTCGGTGCTGTGCTCAAGCGCCGGACGGCGCGGTTTCTGAGCCCGGTGGCGTGCTCTCCATACCCAATCCCTCCGGGTTGGGAGTTGCTGCCACAACGGCGGGGTCCTACCCCCGCCGTACTCGACCTGTACCCCCGGCACGGACGGCAGTCAAGTCCCCCGGCCGCACCACGTCAGCCGGCTGCCACCGCGGCCAGCGCCTCGTCGAACACGCCGAGCGCCGCCTCCACGTCGGCGTCGGTCAGGGCCAGCGACACGTAGATCTTGTTGACCGCCTTCACGACACCGCGGCGCAGACACTCGTCGTTGAAGCGCCGGATGCGCTCGCGGTCGGCCGTCAGCGTCGCGCGATAGTCGACGATGTCACGGTCGGTGAACAGGATGTCGAACACCGGCGGCTCACCGCTTACCCGGGCGGCCAGCCCGTGGCGCCGGGCCGCTTCGGCGAGACCGTCACGCAGCCGCGTTCCCACTCGATGCAACCGCTCGTACGTTCCGGGCTTCCGCAGTTCCGCCAGCGTCGCCAGGCCGGCGGCGGCGGCGATGGGATTGCCGTTGAGCGTGCCCGTCTGCCACACGTAGTTCGGCGTACCCTCCAGCGCCGGGTCGAAGTGGTGCATGATGTCCGCGCGACCGCACACCGCGCCCAGCGGAAAGCCGCCGGCCAGGACCTTGCCGTACGTGGCGAGGTCCGGCACCACGCCGTAGTACTGCTGGGCGCCCCCGTAGGCCAGCCGGAACCCCGTGACGATCTCGTCGAACACGAGGAGCACGCCGTACCGGCGCGTCACGTCCCGGAGCCCGGCCAGGAAGCCCGGCGCCGGCACGATCACGCGCTGATAGGGCTCCACGATCACCGCGGCCAGATCATTGTGGTGGGCGGCGATGATGGCCTCGGTGGTGGCCAGGTCGTTGTACGGGGCCACGAGCACCGTCTCGCCCACCGCATGAGGGATGCCGCCCGACTCGAAGGTCGGCGCCGGAAACGCCTTGGGGGACCGGGTGCTGACGCTGATCGCCCCGTAGTCGTGGGTGCCGTGCCAGGCCCCCTCGAATTTCAGTATTTTCTCCCGCCCCCGATAGGCCCGCGCCACCCGCAGGGCGAAGAAGGTGGCTTCGCTTCCGCTGGACGTGAACCGCACCTGCTCGCAGCAGGCCGCCGCCCGGGCGAGCTCCTCGGCCAGCTCGATGATGGGCTCGTTGAGCAGCATGTAGGTGCTGCCGCGGGCCACTTGCCCGCGGACCGCCTCGACCACCGCGGGATGGGCGTGCCCCAGGAGCATCGGGCCGGAGCCGAGCAAGAAGTCGATGTAGCGTCGGCCGTTGGTGTCCCACAGGTGGGCGCCGCGCGCTTCGCGGACCACGAACTCGAGTCCGGGACCGTTGCGGTGGCTGCCCAGCACCCCGCCGGGGAAGACGCGTGCGGCTCGTTGCACGATGTCGCCGAGATCACTCATGGGCTCCCTCGCCTGGGACAGGATGATGCATCATCATACGCGATCCGGCACCAGCACGCCCGAGCCGGCGAAGGCGCCGCGCTTGAGCGCGTCGAGCGCCTGGTTGGCCTGGCTGAGCGGAAACCTGGTGACGGTAGGTCGAAGCGGGATCCGGGCGGCTTCGCTCAGCAATTCCTCGCCGTCCGCGCGGCTGTTGGCGGTCACGCTGGTCACCGCGCGCTCCCGATAGAGGTCGCCGTACTCGATCGCCGGGATGCGCGTCATGTGGATGCCGGCCAGAGCCAGGGTGCCGCCCGGGGCGAGGTTGCGCAGCGCCAGGGGAACCAGCTCGCCGGCCGGCGCGAAGATGATGATCCCGTCGGCGGCCACCGGCATGGGGTCGGCAACGCCCCCCGCCCAGACGGCGCCGAGCGAGCGGGCCAGCGCGCGATGCGTCGCCTCGCGGGTACAGACGTAGACCTCGCAGCCGCGAGCCGCCGCCACCTGCAGCGTGAGGTGGGCGGACGAACCGAAGCCGTACAGGCCCAGCCGACCTCCC containing:
- a CDS encoding aspartate aminotransferase family protein; protein product: MSDLGDIVQRAARVFPGGVLGSHRNGPGLEFVVREARGAHLWDTNGRRYIDFLLGSGPMLLGHAHPAVVEAVRGQVARGSTYMLLNEPIIELAEELARAAACCEQVRFTSSGSEATFFALRVARAYRGREKILKFEGAWHGTHDYGAISVSTRSPKAFPAPTFESGGIPHAVGETVLVAPYNDLATTEAIIAAHHNDLAAVIVEPYQRVIVPAPGFLAGLRDVTRRYGVLLVFDEIVTGFRLAYGGAQQYYGVVPDLATYGKVLAGGFPLGAVCGRADIMHHFDPALEGTPNYVWQTGTLNGNPIAAAAGLATLAELRKPGTYERLHRVGTRLRDGLAEAARRHGLAARVSGEPPVFDILFTDRDIVDYRATLTADRERIRRFNDECLRRGVVKAVNKIYVSLALTDADVEAALGVFDEALAAVAAG
- a CDS encoding HAD family phosphatase; amino-acid sequence: MTAARPSAVLLDFGGVLWNMRWDVARILESAHGLPPGALRASLYGSEAWQAVERGRGDREAWLAAAHAEIERLAGRPLPPLHVEWRASQHLIADTVELARALRPSYRLGVLSNADLTLRARLSDGLGIIGLFDDVVCSAEVGCAKPQAEIYALACRRLGVPPGACVFVDDHDANVAAAEAVGMRGILYRVDRDDDLRAQLAAVGVAGCPPSGKG
- a CDS encoding C39 family peptidase; protein product: MEPAPPPVRAGADIWLEAGPWRPRSAARHLLPAFSAISAIDYSLRFEVSVLAPDGWSPWATSETLGSASFSPLPARAAGLHADVDVFTTTAPIEAVRLRVRLPAADAATVLATPWLLTLSACDLAPPGSDGGPAASPRLEVPALSQMREGGALGARVCSPTSVAMVLAYFGITDSVPRLAAEMFHPGLDLYGVWPAAICAAGRRGVLGYLLRFPDWTAARWCLDHGLPIIASVRYAAGELAGAAVAATVGHLLVLTGYEGEHVLVNDPAAPDASSVRRRYALSELTRAWLERTGVGYVLFRP
- a CDS encoding zinc-dependent alcohol dehydrogenase family protein yields the protein MLAMQLRAPGPVEGRPLEATSRPVPEPAPGELLVRVAACGVCRTDLHIVEGELPLPRLPIVPGHQVVGRVERVGRGVARLAVGRRVGIAWLRWTCGECRFCRQDRENLCERAQFTGYHADGGYAEYAVVPEAFAYPIADVFGDAEAAPLLCAGIIGYRALRRSGVKPGGRLGLYGFGSSAHLTLQVAAARGCEVYVCTREATHRALARSLGAVWAGGVADPMPVAADGIIIFAPAGELVPLALRNLAPGGTLALAGIHMTRIPAIEYGDLYRERAVTSVTANSRADGEELLSEAARIPLRPTVTRFPLSQANQALDALKRGAFAGSGVLVPDRV
- a CDS encoding TIGR03560 family F420-dependent LLM class oxidoreductase; this encodes MRFGLFTSLTNTSWAEVLGLWRHIEATGWDVACVTDHFMPNTPERVGDVLECWTTLSSLAALVPRLAVGTIVVGNTYRHPAIVAKMAANVDIVSGGRLILGMGAAWQQNEHEAYGVAFGTVGERLARLDEACQVIKLLWTQDKTTFMGTYYRLQDAPCMPKPVQRPHPELMIGGGGERVTLRLVARHAGHWNVWGGPATLAHKGKILDQHCAELGRDAKALRRSANMPLLISESRDDVARLAAAVSRRMGFPEALTSDVLLAGSVSAVRDKLARLHEAGVETLFVPSMFLPKDPRPLLDRFMSDVAPAFR
- a CDS encoding sigma 54-interacting transcriptional regulator, which produces MDPLAQLLGTSPEIVAVREQVRGLLKRQAEARRLPPILIQGETGTGKGLVARAMHSASVRASGPFVDVNCAAIPETLLEAEMFGVERGAFTDARQSRPGLFQLAHRGTIFLDEIGLLPEALQAKLLKVIEEREVRRLGGTRSEPIDVWVVAATNEDLTAAVSTRRFRADLYHRLAVVTLSLPALRDRRGDVLLLAEHFLARACADYGLPAKTLGADARGALVRYAWPGNVRELSNVMERVALLDASREVGAAALALPESRPAPAPSPPTAPVTLEAAVDDVERATLLDALTATNWNVSQAAARLGISRNTLRYRIEKHRLRPGAAAPSRRGRRPVPAREAAPPEPAAVVPGVPARAHRRVTLLRVVLLIPAGAEGSALGRRTLALLSDKVRVFGGRVEDVNAAGMVAVFGVEPVEDAPARAAHAAIAALNAVERARRDEARQVQVKVAIHVDQFLVNLGPGPAIELEARPHAWAFLDSLLETARPDEVVVSEATAPFLRRNFDLTPTPEGHAFHLGAGERAGLGLRRRLATFVGRQHELELLRSRFAAAASGRGQVVGIAGDAGIGKSRLLLELRHHLAGQQVEYLQGQCLSYASGIPYLPVLDMLRITCRIARTDAPDVAAEKVRTVLYRLGMDPSERAPYLLHLLGLKDGDDRVGGLSPEAFKARIFGALRELTLRQSQQCPLVLVLEDLHWIDESSEELFTSMVEAIPSARIVLVATYRPGYRPTWIDKSYATQMALQPLPPAESLSVVRALLGSYDVGPAVVDAILGKAEGNPFFLEELTRSVREQRVTAPPLAVPDTVQEVLQARINRLPPSARQLLQTAAVLGKDVPVSLLERVAGIAPDDLSAGMAELRAGEFLYETSLGAESEYTFRHILTHEVAYESLDPDLRRFLHARIVDVMEDLYPQRLVEQSQRLAHHAYQGGLWAKAADYLRQAGRQAAVACAHREAAACLDQALAALAHVPETPQTREAAVDITLQLRNSLLPLGEFAAIFDKLERVRPLAVALGDRRRLAWINVYLTDYFRQMGEYRRALESGRLAMTQADEVGEPPLLVAARTYMAHVDHALGEYRAASELLASNVALLHGDLAPQHMGFPYLPSVHSRTWLALCLAELGDFARAIAVAEEAVTIAESADDAISLVLGCWGLGRAYLQKGDLIRAVPILERGLELSEARGIPYFSPATASDLGLSYALSGRVEDAIVLIKKAVSQHASMRRTAGQSNRLAALGRVYLLGGFSEDARDVGQQALALAREHHERGHEAHALQLLGDIESRQDRPERREAAAASYQAALALARELEMRPLTASCRLGLGLLLERAGARAEAREHMSAARTMAGEMDMQLLQPT